Proteins from a genomic interval of Cottoperca gobio chromosome 8, fCotGob3.1, whole genome shotgun sequence:
- the mrps34 gene encoding small ribosomal subunit protein mS34 gives MVKKKRVRLIAEMARKIRAYRELKSRPRESQKYALDYETMKRPLTGKTLPVLAWQDVRRESRLFSLLAGMRMFGVGRLFARKSWLEDHTVPSYWQITKVKVDYTAENMDHGKAWGILTHQGKQESEVKEMEKVMYHDWRLIPKHMEQQFKDCQPLPEPPVRYLPYPPLLRAMLYAQYKKKVGSVLTTEPALPSKRDVLLNRDYFHNQEQNKQSTEGTAV, from the exons ATGGTGAAGAAAAAGCGAGTTCGTCTCATAGCAGAAATGGCTCGGAAGATCCGGGCATACCGGGAGCTGAAGTCCCGCCCGCGGGAGTCCCAGAAGTACGCTTTGGACTATGAGACGATGAAGCGGCCTCTCACAGGGAAGACACTGCCTGTGCTGGCATGGCAAGATGTCCGAAGGGAGAGTCGCCTCTTCTCCCTGCTGGCAGGCATGAGGATGTTCGGGGTTGGTCGCCTCTTTGCCCGCAAGTCCTGGCTGGAGGATCACACAGTGCCCAGCTACTGGCAGATCACTAAGGTCAAGGTGGACTACACAGCTGAG AACATGGATCATGGCAAAGCATGGGGGATCCTCACCCACCAAG gaaaacaggAGAGTGAGGTTAAGGAGATGGAAAAGGTGATGTACCACGACTGGCGCCTGATTCCCAAACACATGGAGCAGCAGTTCAAGGACTGTCAGCCCCTCCCTGAGCCGCCTGTGCGCTACCTTCCCTACCCTCCCCTGCTCCGCGCCATGCTATACGCCCAGTATAAGAAAAAAGTAGGCAGCGTATTAACCACGGAGCCGGCCTTGCCTTCAAAGAGGGACGTCCTGCTCAACAGAGACTATTTCCACAACCAGGAACAAAACAAGCAGAGTACAGAGGGGACAGCGGTGTGA
- the spsb3a gene encoding SPRY domain-containing SOCS box protein 3a: MSRQSRNSRAWRYVWGGIRRDADARALEEWSYDRLEYSDSDSEADFSAVMVPPVPSAVPVTGESYCGCDSQAETNYNPRLRGFHQVKDCHCGEEDQEFDWFWDGNSRSTATLLSCDNRKVNFHSEYSCGTAAIRGSKELAEGQHFWEIKMTSPVYGTDMMVGIGTSDVNLDKYRHMFCSLLGKDTDSWGLSYTGLLHHKGDKTNFSSRFGQGSIIGVHLDTWHGTLTFFKNRKCIGVAATELQNKRFYPMACSTAAKSSMKVIRSCSAPTSLLYLCCARLRQLLPDCIDTLDVLPLPPGLRQLLHNKLGWVLSLNNGTTEETPDGPERPSHLTATPLAGPSSSESDSEEGCTSDPEACQRKRCRWT; the protein is encoded by the exons ATGTCCAGGCAAAGCAGGAACAGTCGTGCATGGCGATATGTTTGGGGTGGGATACGACGAGATGCTGATGCTCGGGCTCTTGAAGAATGGAGCTATGATCGCCTAGAG TACAGTGATTCAGACTCTGAGGCGGACTTTTCAGCAGTGATGGTTCCTCCGGTCCCCAGTGCAGTGCCTGTCACCGGAGAGTCCTACTGTGGCTGCGACTCCCAGGCTGAGACCAACTACAACCCTCGTCTGCGAGGATTTCACCAAGTTAAAGACTGCCACTGTGGAGAGGAGGACCAAG AGTTTGACTGGTTTTGGGACGGCAACAGCCGATCGACAGCAACATTGCTAAGCTGCGACAATCGCAAAGTGAACTTCCACTCTGAATACAGCTGTGGTACGGCAGCAATCCGTGGCTCCAAAGAGCTGGCTGAGGGGCAGCACTTCTGGGAGATAAAGATGACGTCCCCGGTGTATGGAACAGACATG ATGGTCGGCATCGGTACTTCTGATGTCAATCtagacaaatacagacacatgttCTGCAGCCTGTTGGGAAAAGACACAGACAGCTGGGGTCTTTCTTACACAG GCTTGTTGCATCATAAAGGAGACAAGACAAACTTTTCCTCCCGGTTCGGACAGGGGTCTATCATCGGAGTCCATCTAGACACGTGGCATGGCACCCTCACTTTCTTCAAAAATCGCAAGTGTATAG GTGTTGCTGCCACAGAGCTACAAAATAAGAGGTTTTATCCGATGGCGTGCTCCACAGCAGCGAAGAGCAGCATGAAGGTGATCAGATCGTGCTCCGCTCCCACCTCCCTGCTGTACCTCTGCTGTGCTCGTCTGCGCCAGCTGCTGCCGGACTGTATAGACACCCTGGATGTGTTGCCCCTGCCTCCTGGCCTTCGCCAGTTGCTCCACAACAAATTGGGTTGGGTGCTCAGTCTCAATAATGGCACCACAGAAGAAACTCCAGATGGGCCTGAGCGTCCCTCACACTTGACCGCCACCCCCCTGGCCGGACCCTCGTCCTCTGAGAGTGACTCGGAGGAGGGTTGTACGTCTGACCCCGAAGCCTGTCAGAGGAAGAGATGCCGCTGGACATGA